A genome region from Cutaneotrichosporon cavernicola HIS019 DNA, chromosome: 5 includes the following:
- the RPB5 gene encoding uncharacterized protein (RNA polymerase Rpb5, N-terminal domain), translating to MSQDNDRELARLWRVSKTVHEMIRDRGYEVADYEINTPFDDFKDLYSGGGGVDRGRMNFHADHAEDRSNRIYVHFCPEKNVSKAAMKTFITSLDAAGAKRGIIVWSEKMSPAAKKTLLEMQSEYHLEDFPESDLLVNITMHFLVPKHTIMTSEEKTALIKRYRLKDTQLPRIMVSDPVARYYGMRRGQVMRIERTSETAGRYITYRICM from the exons ATGTCACAGGACAAcgaccgcgagctcgcgcggctCTGGCGCGTGTCCAAGACGGTGCACGAGATGATCCGTGACCGC ggCTACGAGGTGGCAGACTACGAGATCAACACGCCCTTTGACGACTTCAAGGACCTGTAcagcggcggtggcggtgttGA CCGCGGGCGGATGAACTTCCACGCCGACCACGCAGAGGACCGGTCAAACAGGATATACGTTCACTTCTGCCCCGAGAAGAATGTGTCCAAGGCCGCCATGAAGAC cttCATCACCTCACTGGATGCGGCTGGTGCCAAGCGCGGCATCATTGTGTGGAGCGAGAAGATGAGCCCTGCTGCCAAGAAGACGCTACTCGAGATGCAGAGCGAGTACCACCTCGAGGACTTTCCCGAGTCGGACCTGCTGGTCAACATTACCATGCACTTCCTCGTTCCCAAGCACACGATCATGACcagcgaggagaagacggcCCTGATCAAGCGCTA CCGCCTGAAGGACACCCAGCTCCCGCGTATCATGGTGTCGGACCCCGTCGCCCGCTACTACGGCATGCGGCGAGGACAGGTCATGCGCATTGAGCGCACGTCCGAGACCGCCGGACG gtACATCACCTACCGTATCTGTATGTAA
- the UNG1 gene encoding uncharacterized protein (Excises uracil residues from the DNA which can arise as a result of misincorporation of dUMP residues by DNA polymerase or due to deamination of cytosine) codes for MPPKAITSYFKPKTPPGAALTSTRRTKGSLTDAARAAIQAGVDGPIDGPTPAKRAKLSTAAVNSGGLGLARAESRDELRKTLEAHPTIAPLLKLELDTLGEGWLLALQDELTKPYFLKFIMAEQETKKIFPPAEDIYSWSRFCPLDDVRVVIVGQDPYHGDGQSHGLAFSVKEGVKIPPSLRNMYKELAAEFPDFGTPSHGNLTAWAKQGVLMLNTSLTVRAHQAGSHANQGWEQFTAAVLKAVTDRLGDATEAPGANGVVIMAWGNHAAKMIAGLNTKRHLVLKSAHPSPLSASRGFFGNNHFKKANEWLQERYTVKGVIDWKIPGA; via the exons ATGCCACCAAAAGCCATCACCTCTTACTTCAAGCCCAAGACACCTCCCGGCGCGGCCCTcacgtcgacgcgcagaACCAAGGGCTCGctcaccgacgccgcccgTGCAGCCATCCAAGCCGGTGTCGATGGTCCGATCGATGGTCCGACCCCtgccaagcgcgccaagctGTCCACTGCAGCTGTCAACAGCGGGGGGTTAGGACTTGCACGTGCCGAgtcgcgcgacgagctccgAAAGACACTCGAGGCGCACCCGACCATTGCGCCGCTGCTgaagctcgagctcgacacTCTTGGCGAGGGCTGGCTGCTCGCACTCCAGGACGAACTAACCAAGCCATACTTCCTCAAG TTTATCATGGCCGAGCAGGAGACGAAGAAGATCTTCCCTCCTG CCGAGGACATCTACTCGTGGTCTCGCTTCTGCCCACTTGATGACGTTCGCGTTGTCATTGTCG GTCAGGATCCTTACCAT GGCGACGGCCAGTCACACGGTCTCGCATTCTctgtcaaggagggcgtcAAGATTCCGCCATCGCTCAGAAATATGTACAAGGAGTTGGCCGCCGAGTTCCCAGATTTCGGTACGCCCTCACACGG caaccTCACCGCGTGGGCCAAGCAAGGTGTCCTGATGCTTAACACATCCCTCACCGTCCGCGCGCACCAGGCTGGCTCGCATGCCAACCAGGGCTGGGAGCAGTTCACGGCTGCCGTGCTCAAGGCCGTGACAGACCGCTTGGGAGACGCCACTGAGGCGCCCGGAGCCAACGGTGTCGTCATCATGGCATGGGGCAACCACGCGGCCAAGATGATCGCTGGCCTCAACACT AAACGTCATCTCGTGCTCAAGTCGGCACACCCGAGCCCGCTATCGGCAAGCCGAGGGTTCTTTGGTAACAACCACTTTAAGAAGGCCAACGAGTGGCTGCAAGAGCGGTACACGGTAAAGGGTGTCATTGACTGGAAGATCCCAGGGGCTTAG
- a CDS encoding uncharacterized protein (Glutamine synthetase, catalytic domain) — translation MPPSPTTNAPKTLADVKELLKDDTMVKVAGLDVDGILRGKVMSKDKFLSAVKSDFGFCGVVYGWDMHDLTYPRELLVSNKANGYRDIIGEVDLTTFRRIPWENNIPFFLLFFRDQESDEHLQVDPRSILDNLATKANGMGWDCMSGAEFEYFQYAETPQSLEEKHFVGLTPLTPGAHGYSLLRTSLNKDYFYDLYNVSTAMDVEIEGHHTETGPGVYETALAYTDTLRMADNAVLYKLIAKSIGMKHNIMPTFMAKPWQNESGCSGHIHVSLRDRNGKNVFAVTDAELKAGGRKDAPFPDLRFISQEAEWFLAGVLTGLRDVIPMMCPNINSYKRLLGGEQYWAPDTASYGYDSRAASIRIICPPGVGSYASRFEVRIPGADMNTHFAMAAIFGLGLRGIEQKTKLPYGPIGSPGVNRDTIVHLPTSLEKATEAFMAKDSVARKVFGDLFVDHFGGTREHELELNRRAVTDWEMRRYFELA, via the exons ATGCCACCCTCACCCACAACCAACGCACCCAAGACTCTCGCCGATGTCAAGGAGCTTCTCAAAGACGACACCATGGTCAAGGTTGCCG GCCTTGATGTCGATGGCATCCTTCGCGGCAAGGTCATGAGCAAGGACAAGTTCCTCTCGGCGGTCAAGTCGGACTTTGGCTTCTGCGGTGTCGTGTACGGCTGGGACA TGCACGACCTCACGTACCCTAGAGAACTGCTCGTATCCAACAAGGCTAACGGGTACCGCGACATTATCGGTGAGGTTGACTTGACGACGTTCCGCCGCATCCCGTGGGAGAACAATATtcccttcttcctcctcttcttccgcGACCAGGAGTCAGACGAGCACCTCCAGGTCGATCCCCGCagcatcctcgacaacctcgccaccaaggcCAACGGCATGGGGTGGGACTGCATGAGCGGCGCCGAGTTCGAGTACTTCCAATACGCCGAGACGCCCCAGTCtctcgaggagaagcaCTTCGTAGGACTTACGCCCCTTACGCCTGGAGCGCACGGATACTCGCTCCTCCGCACGTCCTTGAACAAGGACTACTTCTATGATCTGTACAACGTCTCAACAGCGATGGACGTTGAAATTGAGGGCCACC ACACTGAGACTGGCCCCGGAGTGTACGAGACCGCCCTGGCATACACAGACACTCTTCGCATGGCGGACAACGCCGTGCTCTATAAGCTCATCGCCAAGAGCATTGGCATGAAGCACAACATCATGCCAACGTTCATGGCCAAGCCATGGCAGAACGAGTCGGGGTGTTCGGGCCACATTCATGTCTCGCTGCGCGACCGGAACGGCAAGAACGTGTTCGCGGTGAccgatgccgagctcaaggccggGGGCCGCAAGGACGCACCCTTCCCTGATCTTCGCTTCATCTCACAGGAGGCCGAGTGGTTCCTTGCGGGCGTCCTGACTGGCCTCAGAGACG tgaTCCCGATGATGTGTCCTAACATTAACTCGTACAAGCGCTTGCTCGGCGGTGAGCAGTACTGGGCTCCTGACACCGCCTCGTACGGGTACGACTCGCGCGCAGCTTCGATCCGTATCATCTGCCCGCCGGGTGTTGGCTCATACGCCTCGCGTTTCGAGGTTCGCATCCCGGGTGCGGACATGAACACGCACTTCGCCATGGCGGCGATCTTTGGTCTCGGCCTCCGCGGCATCGAGCAGAAGACGAAGCTCCCGTACGGGCCAATCGGCTCGCCTGGCGTCAACCGTGACACAATCGTGCACCTTCCCACGTCGCTTGAGAAGGCGACAGAGGCGTTCATGGCCAAGGACAGCGTTGCGCGCAAGGTGTTCGGTGACCTCTTCGTCGACCACTTTGGCGGCACCcgcgagcacgagctcgagctcaaccGCCGTGCTGTAACCGACTGGGAGATGCGCCGCTACTTTGAACTGGCTTAG
- a CDS encoding uncharacterized protein (capsular associated protein): MFASTSRTVLGSLRVARAFSTSTPRAKKAQPLIVELIQDVPGLGRKFDRVEAKRGFVLSYLLPRRLIRLLPWKKWAHRPTVYIRPEHVAAPGVQSLIDGPNAQAASAKQAIVNLADVPDTLTFKRRTIKPDEPALHGSISVADVTALLADEYQLPLGLIEFSFTGLGPKDRIKALGTFTGRIAVRGRKEGKDVTVAIERQGWRLVSKIPSTSPKRTGFGGRPLRQPSPGAANVPTMSMLTNRGLGFMLSPATKRLLMRLLLLVACVWLFRNLTSSTKTQEIQKHGVFERVLTSEKYLDVQANPFLQSRRGRDERPDLFDEEVSDGILDYWTRFRKPFITSKESAHYDTQVMKGVVDDLLKFNGWVTGGCQTLIRPFDSFNDNYDDLVEADNLYYVAIIVNQADHFVVDQLAVVVGLARRLGTRNIFVSILDQGSTDATQTLCDITEAVLTILGIAFRIRRVPAMPINYYPLEEAEVRNLALEPLHELNEKRNFKFHRVIWLKGFTCPTDVLESLRVSEVNKAAMVCGMDWAEHSGFFIFSDRWRTRDIAGDLFRQARSSSNPEAGPPRDPIGTHRYAEHLPFQVFCCESGTHVVDPAQSYYRGIRYRASHDAVNVTDKDTLATDPETPCMDSAQMWFCRDLWVDAAKHGGSQKMAAGRGDRRSMNKREIDTVSENLEPLQKREAEAAPKADEKRDAVPEAEAVPDAAEEKKINKPAKGGDKLKGGDKLKGDNKDEDPAERKDRREDGSDKTAGDNVGSNLDAMEEDASNPAPEPLRNDEHSYLFSNSAYEAARILVNPRCLTTYGGVSHTKLALDLFGGKHGHSHTAKQNLVIDEWQGAPDSFVCQEMRTTGGRTAQKSQRRVSFQLQYEVDQ, encoded by the exons ATGTTCGCGTCCACGTCCCGCACTGTGCTCGGCTCGCTGCGCGTTGCGCGTGCCTTCTCT acgtcgacgccgcgggcgaagaaggcgcaGCCGCTCATCGTTGAGCTCATCCAGGATGTTCCCGGTCTCGGGCGCAAGT tcgACCGCGTtgaggccaagcgcggcTTCGTGCTCTCGTACCTGCTTCCCCGGCGCTTGATCCGCCTTCTGCCATGGAAGAAGTGGGCCCACCGCCCAACGGTGTACATTCGGCCA gaaCACGTTGCTGCGCCCGGCGTGCAGTCGCTCATTGACGGGCCGAACGCACAAGCCGCATCGGCGAAACAGGCCATCGTCAACCTAGCTGATGTCCCCGACACGCTCACGTTCAAGCGCCGCACCATCAAGCCAGACGAGCCGGCGCTGCACGGCTCAATTTCCGTCGCTGACGTGaccgccctcctcgccgacgagtaCCAGCTGCCTCTGGGCTTGATCGAGTTCTCGTTTACTGGGCTGGGCCCCAAGGACCGCATCAAGGCGCTCGGAACCTTTACTGGCCGCATTGCGGTGCGGGGAcgcaaggagggcaaggacgtCACGGTCGCGATTGAGCGCCAGGG GTGGCGACTGGTTTCCAAGATTCCGTCCACTT CACCAAAACGAACCGGCTTTGGAGGCCGGCCCCTCCGCCAGCCCTCCCCCGGCGCCGCCAACGTGCCTACAATGTCGATGCTCACGAACCGTGGGCTGGGATTCATGCTCAGCCCTGCGACGAAGCGGTTGTTGATGCGGCTGCTATTGCTCGTCGCGTGTGTTTGGCTGTTCCGCAACCTCACCTCTTCAACCAAGACCCAGGAGATCCAGAAGCACGGAGTGTTTGAGCGCGTGCTCACTTCGGAAAAGTACCTCGACGTGCAGGCCAACCCCTTCCTGCAGAGTCGTAGGGGACGCGATGAGCGGCCAGACCTgtttgacgaggaggtgtCGGACGGCATCCTCGACTATTGGACGCGTTTCAGGAAGCCCTTTATCACCAGCAAGGAGTCGGCGCACTACGACACACAGGTCATGAAGGGCGTCGTTGACGACCTGCTCAAGTTCAACGGCTGGGTCACTGGCGGGTGCCAGACCCTGATTCGTCCGTTCGACTCGTTCAACGACAACtacgacgacctcgtcgaggccgacaacCTGTACTATGTCGCGATCATCGTCAACCAGGCCGACCACTTTGTAGTTGACCAGCTggcggtcgtcgtcggtctcGCCCGCCGTCTCGGTACGCGCAACATCTTTGTCTCGATTCTGGACCAGGGCTCGACGGATGCGACGCAGACGCTGTGCGACATCACCGAAGCCGTCCTAAccatcctcggcatcgcGTTCCGTATCCGCCGCGTCCCCGCAATGCCCATCAACTACTACCcgctggaggaggctgaggtccgcaacctcgccctcgagccgCTCCACGAACTCAACGAGAAGCGCAACTTCAAGTTCCATCGCGTCATCTGGCTCAAGGGCTTTACATGCCCTACCGACGTGCTAGAGTCGCTGCGTGTGTCCGAGGTCAACAAGGCCGCCATGGTGTGCGGCATGGACTGGGCTGAGCACAGTGgcttcttcatcttctcAGACCGCTGGCGCACGCGTGACATTGCGGGCGACCTGTTCCGCCAGGCCCGGTCCAGCTCCAACCCCGAAGCCGGCCCACCTCGTGACCCAATCGGCACGCACCGCTACGCCGAGCACCTGCCGTTCCAGGTGTTCTGCTGCGAGTCAGGTACGCACGTTGTCGACCCTGCCCAGTCGTACTACCGCGGCATCCGGTACCGCGCGTCGCACGACGCCGTCAATGTCACGGACAAGGACACGCTCGCAACGGACCCGGAGACGCCGTGCATGGACTCTGCGCAGATGTGGTTCTGCCGTGACTTATGGGTCGACGCTGCCAAGCACGGTGGCAGCCAAAAGATGGCCGCCGGGCGCGGGGATCGGCGGAGCATGAACAAGCGCGAGATCGACACCGTCAGCGAGAACCTTGAGCCGCTGCAGAAacgcgaggcggaggcggctcccaaggccgacgagaagaGGGACGCTGTGcccgaggctgaggctgttcccgacgctgccgaggagaagaagatCAACAAGCCCGCCAAGGGCGGCGATAAGCTCAAGGGCGGCGATAAGCTCAAGGGCGAcaacaaggacgaggaccccgccgagcgcaaggacCGTCGAGAGGACGGCTCGGACAAGACGGCAGGCGATAACGTCGGCAGTaacctcgacgccatggAAGAAGACGCGTCCAACCCAGCTCCCGAGCCGCTCAGGAACGACGAACACTCGTACCTTTTCTCGAACAGCGCATATGAGGCTGCGCGCATCCTTGTCAACCCACGCTGTTTGACGACTTACGGCGGCGTGTCGCACAccaagctcgcgctcgacctcttTGGCGGTAAACATGGACATTCGCACACGGCCAAGCAGAACCTCGTGATAGATGAGTGGCAGGGCGCGCCCGACTCGTTTGTGTGCCAGGAGATGCGCACGACTGGCGGGCGGACAGCGCAGAAGAGCCAGCGCCGCGTGAGCTTCCAGCTCCAGTACGAG gtcGACCAGTAG
- the ded1 gene encoding uncharacterized protein (Belongs to the DEAD box helicase family) produces MTATVNDIEQKLSGVSIGNQSNGGARPAYVPPYLRARKAAEAVNPTAAPKQFNGAAPTPTPAGNGYRPSPTGLPTPAPTPVPQGSYVPLNQRNNAGGDRQDGGGWGGPAPRGPPGGGGSGGRFDRSLPPGVGAWRDGKHTLGSQNPRLEKELYGEEGDGTHQSTGINFDKYADIPVEATGSGVPDPVTEFLSPIDPVLLENIKLARYTTPTPVQKYSIPIVGLGRDLMACAQTGSGKTGGFLFPILSSLFTYGPSPPPADNSYSSYSRRKAYPTALILAPTRELVSQIHEEARKFAYRSWVRPAVVYGGADIGQQIRQLDRGCDLLSATPGRLVDLIERGRISLANIKYLVLDEADRMLDMGFEPQIRRIVEGEDMPGVQDRQTLMFSATFPKEIQVLARSFLKDYIFLSVGRVGSTSENITQRIEYVDEHDKRSLLLDLLLAEQSGGLVLVFVETKRMADSLCDFLCSQRHNATSIHGDRTQREREAALHAFRTGRAPILVATAVAARGLDIPNVTHVILYDLPTDVAEYTHRIGRTGRAGNTGTSTAFFNRNNLAIGRDLIDLLTEANQEVPQWLVDISQERSFGGGGYGRRGGGGRGGGGRAGGRDARTGFGGGGYGGGGGGGGFGGRGGGYGGGYGGGGGGGYGGGYGGGSGFPPASGSSGASWW; encoded by the exons ATGACCGCTACTGTCAACGACATCGAGCAGAAGCTCT CTGGCGTCTCCATTGGTAACCAGTCCAacggcggcgctcgtccGGCTTACGTTCCTCCCTATCTCCGCGCTcgcaaggctgccgaggctgtGAACCCTACCGCTGCGCCCAAGCAGTTCAACGGCGCCGCGCCCACCCCGACCCCTGCTGGCAACGGCTACCGCCCGTCGCCTACTGGTCTTCCCACCCCTGCGCCGACTCCCGTCCCGCAGGGCTCCTACGTTCCGCTTAACCAGCGTAACAACGCTGGTGGCGACCGCcaggacggcggcggctggggcGGCCCTGCTCCCCGTGGCCCTCccggtggcggcggcagtggcGGCCGCTTCGACCGCAGCCTCCCTCCCGGTGTCGGCGCTTggcgcgacggcaagcACACTCTCGGCTCGCAGAACCCCCGtctcgagaaggagctttatggcgaggagggtgatggTACTCACCAA TCGACCGGCATTAACTTTGACAAGTATGCCGACATCCCCGTTGAGGCTACCGGCTCGGGCGTCCCCGACCCTGTGACCGAGTTCCTGTCGCCCATCGACCCTGTCCTGCTTGAGAACATCAAGCTTGCTCGCTACACGACGCCCACTCCTGTGCAGAAGTACTCGATCCCCAtcgttggccttggccgtgACCTCATGGCTTGTGCCCAGACTGGTTCCGGCAAGACTGGTGGATTCCTCTTCCCCATCCTCTCGTCGCTGTTCACCTACGGCCCGTCCCCCCCTCCTGCCGACAACTCGTACAGCTCGTACAGCCGCCGCAAGGCATACCCCACGGCCCTCATCCTTGCTCCCACCCGTGAGCTCGTTTCGCAGATTcacgaggaggcgcgcaagtTTGCGTACCGCTCCTGGGTCCGCCCCGCCGTCGTCTACGGCGGTGCCGACATTGGCCAGCAAAtccgccagctcgaccgCGGCTGTGACCTTCTCTCGGCCACGCCCGGTCGTCTTGTGGACCTGATCGAGCGTGGTCGCATCTCGCTTGCCAACATCAAATACCTGgttctcgacgaggccgaccgcATGCTCGACATGGGTTTCGAGCCCCAGATCCGCAGGATtgttgagggcgaggacatgCCCGGCGTGCAGGACCGCCAGACTCTCATGTTCTCGGCCACCTTCCCCAAGGAGATTCAGGTCCTCGCGCGCTCCTTCCTCAAGGACTACATCTTCCTTTCGGTTGGTCGTGTGGGCTCCACTTCGGAGAACATTACTCAGCGCATCGAGTatgtcgacgagcacgacaAGCGCTCGCTCCTCTTAGACCTGCTCCTGGCTGAGCAGTCGGGTGGTTTGGTCCTTGTCTTCGTTGAGACCAAGCGCATGGCCGACTCGCTCTGCGACTTCCTCTGCTCGCAGCGCCACAACGCCACCTCGATTCACGGTGACCGCACTCagcgtgagcgtgaggCGGCTCTGCATGCGTTCCGCACCGGTCGTGCCCCCATTCTCGTCGCGACTGCGGTCGCTGCTCGTGGTCTTGACATCCCCAACGTCACGCACGTCATCCTCTACGACCTCCCCACCGATGTCGCTGAATACACTCACCGCATCGGTCGTACTGGTCGTGCCGGTAACACTGGTACCTCGACCGCGTTCTTCAACCGCAACAACCTTGCGATCGGTCGTGacctcatcgacctcctcaccgaGGCCAACCAGGAGGTTCCCCAGTGGCTTGTCGACATCTCGCAGGAGCGCTCGttcggcggtggcggctacggtcgtcgcggcggcggtgggcgtggtggcggtggccgAGCGGGTGGCCGTGACGCGCGTACCggcttcggcggcggcggctacggtggtggcggcggcggcggcggcttcgGCGGTCGCGGTGGTGGCTACGGTGGCGGCtacggtggcggcggcggcggtggctacggcggcggctacggcggcggcagcggcttCCCTCCTGCTTCCGGCTCGTCGGGTGCCAGCTGGTGGTAA
- the cdc4 gene encoding uncharacterized protein (EF-hand, calcium binding motif): MQSAAKDNAEYKEAFALFDKRGTGQVPRESLGELLRSLGQNPTQAEVAQLEGAVGSTFDFNQFIDILNRPDGWKPAGTAEEFIKGFQVFDKAGNGMIGAGELRYVLTQLGEKMSDEEVDELLKGFPVQDGQINYHSFVRSILAQ, translated from the exons ATG CAGTCGGCTGCCAAGGACAACGCAG AGTACAAGGAGGCGTTCGCGCTCTTCGACAAGCGCGGCACTGGCCAGGTTCCGCGCGAGTCGCTCGGTGAGCTGCTGCGCTCTCTAGGCCAGAACCCCAcccaggccgaggttgcgcagctcgagggcgccgtCGGTTCTACCT TCGACTTCAATCAGTTCATTGACATCCTCAACCGCCCTGACGGCTGGAAGCCTGCTGGCACTGCTG AGGAGTTCATCAAGGGCTTCCAGGTGTTCGACAAGGCTGGCAACGGCATGAttggcgccggcgagctCCGCTACGTCCTCACCCAGCTCGGTGAGAAGAtgtcggacgaggaggttgacgagctcctcaagggCTTCCCTGTCCA GGACGGCCAGATCAACTACCACTCGTTCGTACGCTCCATCCTTGCGCAATAG
- a CDS encoding uncharacterized protein (NADH:flavin oxidoreductase / NADH oxidase family) has translation METPNTRARRKRERELEAGSGVGWRLDGGLRNELLGQVVEDPLPLPTPTQRAPPIGSLSFTGDRPALKRSRRLVSHSLSVPSPASSERTKLDELLDRFLDQSSQSAATLQTPLSRASTACTKAGSTGRSLPSAGRSAQSRILADRTNARPVAASTSLPYSKGSAIPLRATKSAPRSVANLVEVEERPRPRRAQPPRPEAPSPLAPLHHIANMTTNARPSNPPNTNPPFAPFKSEAADYPTFLPKQPEQIGALASVKRFPQNKKVPKLFEPITIRGVTWPNRMWVAPMCMYSSDYGKATDFHFVHHGTMALRGWGSLMFEATAILPEGRISPEDMGIWSDEHIAPLKRVVDFVHANGAKIGIQIAHAGRKASTLSPWVQRKGQDEGWTGGEVATDEANGWAKDVVGASAISFDPATNPHPSEASLEYLEHVKEAYKAATKRVKAAGFDFIEIHGAHGYFLHNFYSPLSNKRTDQYGGSFENRTRLGLEITKIIRDNWDGPLLYRVSASDWLEEVEGPEKDANGEWRWWGLEQTTMYAKLLRDAGVDLLDVSSGGNDPRGKFKVGPGYQVNFAEHLKKNVPGLLIGAVGLITTPQKAEEILEKGQADVVLFGREVLRHVDFPLRAAEHLGAAANPAGQYERAWSRMLSTVPRT, from the exons ATGGAAACGCCGAAcacgcgagcgcggcggaaACGGGAACGAGAGCTGGAGGCAGGGAGCGGCGTCGGGTGGCGGCTTGATGGTGGGCTGCGGAATGAACTCCTTGGGCAGGTTGTAGAAG ACCCATTGCCATTACCGACACCGACTCAGCGGGCACCTCCTATCGGCTCGTTGTCATTCACGGGTGACAGACCAGCGCTCAAGCGCTCCCGCCGTTTGGTCAGCCACTCACTCTCCGTTCCGTCGCCAGCGTCGAGTGAGCGAACAAaactcgacgagctgctcgacagGTTCCTCGATCAATCGTCACAGTCGGCCGCTACTCTCCAAACCCCATTATCTCGCGCCAGCACTGCGTGCACCAAAGCGGGAAGCACTGGCCGCAGTCTGCCAAGTGCGGGGCGATCGGCACAGTCGCGCATCCTTGCAGACCGCACCAACGCGCGTCCCGTGGCGGCATCGACTTCGCTGCCTTATTCCAAGGGCAGTGCGATTCCCTTGAGGGCGACCAAGTCTGCCCCGCGCTCTGTGGCgaacctcgtcgaggtcgaggaacgGCCCAGGCCCAGGCGAGCTCAGCCCCCACGGCCAGAAGCTCCTAGTCCGCTGGCA CCACTCCATCACATCGCCAACA TGACCACCAACGCCCGTCCCAGCAACCCACCCAACACCAACCCGCCCTTCGCTCCGTTCaagagcgaggcggcggacTACCCTACATTCCTCCCCAAGCAGCCTGAGCAGATCGGTGCACTCGCGTCTGTTAAGCGCTTCCCCCAGAACAAGAAGGTTCCCAAGCTCTTTGAGCCCATCACCATTCGCGGCGTGACGTGGCCAAACAGGATGTGGGTGGCGCCCATGTGCATGT actCAAGCGACTACGGCAAGGCGACCGACTTCCACTTTGTGCACCACGGGACGATGGCCCTGCGTGGCTGGGGCAGCCTCATGTTTGAGGCGACTGCCATTCTTCCCGAGGGTCGTATCTCGCCCGAGGACATGGGTATTTGGTCCGACGAGCACATTGCGCCTCTGAAGCGGGTCGTTGATTTCGTGCACGCCAACGGAGCCAAGATCGGTATCCAGATCGCCCACGCCGGTCGTAAGGCCAGCACTCTCAGTCCTTGGGTCCAGCGTAAGGGGCAGGACGAGGGTTGGACTGGAGGTGAAGTCGCgaccgacgaggccaacgGTTGGGCCAAGGACGTAGTGGGCGCTTCGGCCATTAGCTTTGACCCCGCCACGAACCCGCACCCTTCCGAGGCGAGCCTCGAATacctcgagcacgtcaAGGAGGCTTACAAGGCTGCTACGAAGCGCGTCAAGGCGGCCGGATTCGACTTTATCGAGATCCACGGTGCGCACGGATACTTCTTGCACAACTTTTACAGCCCGCTCTCGAACAAGCGTACCGACCAGTATGGCGGTAGCTTTGAGAACCGTACCCGCCTCGGATTGGAGATTACCAAGATCATCCGCGACAACTGGGACGGGCCACTGCTGTACCGCGTGAGCGCTAGCGACtggctcgaggaggtcgagggaCCCGAGAAGGACGCCAATGGCGAGTGGCGCTGGTGGGGCCTCGAGCAGACTACCATGTACGCCAAACTCCTTCGCGAtgccggcgtcgacctcctcgacgtgaGCTCGGGTGGTAACGACCCGCGCGGCAAGTTCAAGGTCGGACCGGGGTACCAGGTCAACTTTGCCGAGCACCTCAAGAAGAATGTGCCCGGCCTGCTTATTGGCGCTGTTGGCCTTATCACGACGCCccagaaggccgaggagattcTTGAAAAGGGCCaggccgacgtcgtgctCTTTGGCCGCGAGGTCCTCCGTCACGTCGACTTCCCCCTGCGCGCTGCAGAGCACCTCGGCGCTGCGGCTAACCCTGCCGGCCAGTACGAGCGTGCGTGGAGCCGCATGCTATCGACTGTGCCGCGCACTTAG